From one Caldithrix abyssi DSM 13497 genomic stretch:
- a CDS encoding glycoside hydrolase family 2: MLYRMLLFVLSILFFYNCHHFQAQPAHRLTLKNWQLKAADSVQASGQRMTQADFNPQNWLPVRVPTTVMGALLKAGRYQDIFVGMNLKKVPTKPFQNGWWYRCSFDLPDLKRLPKNVLRFNGLNYRADVFLNGRQIASKDSIFGAFRVFEMDISSLVKEKNNVLAVCVYPPQAGDFTIGFVDWNPAPPDRNMGLWRPVEIRRARNVLLKNPFVKTAFDSSLQTARLTVQVTACNLSDQPVSGVLEGTIESHSFKKAFHLKAGESATITVDAEEFPQLVFKRPRLWWPVHWGKANLYDLELLAKIEGQVSDALQIRFGMRKIESYFTDEGHRAFKINGRKILIQGAGWTDDLFLAQSAQNVRSQLRYVKEMGLNTIRLEGFWGNDQTLYDVCDSLGILIMAGFSCQWEWEDYLGKACDQFGGARSAQDMDLLSAYWRDQITLLRNHPSIFVWMAASDMLPRPALEKRYLRILEQIDGTRPYLASAAARVSQVSGPTGVKMNGPYDYVPPRYWFEDRKYGGAFGFNTETGPGPQPPPLSSLQKMIPAQHLWPIDSVWNYHCGRNEFNSLKRYQQALNRRYGQPDHVNDFVRIAQAMNYEAMRAMFEAFAVNKFQATGIIQWMLNSAWPELYWQLYDYYLMPNGAFYGAKKACDSLQLMYDYSNRTVFLNNNTLKAFSGLVAHIKLFDLQSKLVDERQIQTAIAPNAVKAVTRIPEYEAPTPVYFLDLRLFDARGRRLAANFYWLSRKQDVLDYSNSTWFVTPIKQFADFTALNALPAATVKVKTIPAGDTGKLTVRLQNTSEHLAFMLYLELQTDRGQTITPVFWSDNYLSLLPGEQRELTVRFAGKEKAVVKVNGWNTDLRYEN; encoded by the coding sequence ATGTTATATCGAATGCTTCTTTTTGTCCTTTCCATCCTTTTTTTCTACAACTGCCACCATTTTCAGGCACAGCCCGCTCATCGCCTGACTCTAAAAAATTGGCAACTTAAAGCGGCCGATTCCGTGCAGGCTTCCGGCCAGCGCATGACGCAAGCCGATTTCAATCCGCAAAACTGGTTACCCGTCCGCGTGCCAACCACGGTGATGGGCGCGCTGCTGAAGGCCGGTCGCTACCAAGACATCTTTGTGGGCATGAATCTAAAAAAGGTTCCAACCAAACCCTTTCAAAATGGCTGGTGGTATCGGTGTTCCTTCGATTTACCGGATCTAAAACGTCTGCCTAAAAATGTTTTACGTTTTAACGGATTGAACTACCGGGCTGATGTATTTTTGAACGGCCGTCAAATTGCCAGCAAAGATTCCATTTTCGGCGCTTTCCGTGTCTTTGAAATGGACATCTCTTCTCTGGTCAAAGAAAAAAACAATGTGCTGGCGGTTTGCGTCTATCCTCCGCAGGCAGGCGATTTTACGATTGGCTTTGTGGACTGGAATCCGGCGCCGCCCGATCGAAACATGGGACTATGGCGACCGGTGGAAATTCGGCGCGCCAGAAACGTTCTATTAAAAAATCCTTTTGTCAAAACCGCCTTTGATTCGTCCTTGCAAACGGCCCGCCTGACGGTGCAGGTTACGGCCTGCAATTTGAGCGATCAGCCTGTCAGCGGTGTTCTGGAAGGAACCATTGAAAGTCATTCGTTTAAAAAAGCCTTTCATTTAAAGGCCGGAGAAAGCGCAACCATTACCGTCGATGCTGAGGAGTTTCCGCAGCTTGTTTTTAAACGTCCCCGCTTATGGTGGCCCGTACATTGGGGGAAAGCCAATCTTTACGATTTAGAGCTATTGGCCAAAATAGAAGGGCAGGTATCCGACGCATTGCAAATTCGTTTTGGGATGCGCAAAATTGAAAGTTACTTTACCGACGAAGGACACCGCGCTTTTAAGATCAATGGCCGTAAAATATTGATTCAGGGCGCAGGCTGGACCGATGACCTGTTTTTAGCCCAATCTGCGCAAAATGTACGCAGTCAATTGCGCTATGTGAAAGAAATGGGGCTCAATACGATTCGTCTGGAAGGCTTCTGGGGCAACGATCAAACGTTGTATGATGTATGCGACAGTCTGGGTATTTTAATCATGGCCGGCTTTAGCTGTCAATGGGAGTGGGAAGATTACCTGGGCAAGGCCTGCGACCAATTTGGCGGCGCCCGCAGCGCGCAGGACATGGATTTGCTGTCTGCTTACTGGCGAGATCAAATAACGCTTCTGCGCAATCATCCGTCGATCTTTGTGTGGATGGCGGCCAGCGACATGTTGCCTCGTCCAGCGCTGGAAAAACGCTATTTGCGCATTCTTGAGCAAATCGACGGTACGCGCCCCTACCTGGCGTCAGCCGCCGCACGCGTGAGCCAGGTCAGCGGCCCGACCGGCGTAAAGATGAACGGTCCGTACGATTATGTTCCCCCACGTTACTGGTTCGAGGACAGAAAATATGGCGGCGCGTTCGGCTTTAATACCGAAACCGGGCCCGGCCCACAGCCTCCGCCTTTAAGCAGTCTGCAAAAAATGATTCCCGCCCAGCATCTCTGGCCCATTGATTCGGTTTGGAACTACCATTGCGGTAGGAATGAATTCAATTCTCTCAAACGGTATCAACAGGCTTTAAACAGGCGCTACGGTCAACCTGACCATGTGAACGATTTTGTGCGCATCGCCCAGGCCATGAATTACGAGGCCATGCGCGCCATGTTCGAAGCCTTTGCCGTTAATAAATTTCAGGCCACCGGCATTATCCAGTGGATGTTGAATTCCGCCTGGCCGGAGCTGTACTGGCAGTTGTACGACTACTACCTGATGCCCAACGGTGCGTTTTACGGCGCAAAAAAAGCCTGTGATTCGTTGCAGTTAATGTACGATTATTCTAACCGGACGGTTTTTTTAAACAACAATACACTCAAGGCGTTTTCCGGACTCGTTGCACATATTAAACTTTTCGATTTGCAGTCGAAGCTGGTAGACGAACGGCAAATCCAGACCGCCATTGCCCCCAACGCCGTCAAAGCGGTGACGCGCATTCCGGAATATGAGGCGCCTACCCCTGTTTATTTTCTTGATCTGCGCTTATTCGATGCGCGAGGCCGGCGCTTAGCTGCCAATTTTTACTGGCTTTCGCGCAAACAGGATGTCCTGGATTACTCAAACTCCACCTGGTTTGTAACGCCCATTAAACAATTTGCGGATTTTACCGCTCTCAACGCTTTGCCTGCGGCCACGGTTAAAGTCAAAACCATCCCTGCTGGCGATACCGGCAAGCTGACCGTTCGCCTGCAGAATACTTCGGAACATCTGGCGTTCATGCTTTATCTGGAATTGCAAACGGACAGGGGACAGACCATTACGCCGGTTTTCTGGAGCGACAATTACCTCAGTCTTTTGCCGGGAGAACAACGCGAGCTTACCGTCCGTTTCGCTGGTAAAGAAAAAGCGGTGGTTAAGGTAAACGGCTGGAATACGGACCTCCGCTATGAAAATTAA